One segment of Candidatus Micropelagos thuwalensis DNA contains the following:
- the ftsH gene encoding ATP-dependent zinc metalloprotease FtsH, which yields MNNTRNLIVWVVVGLLLVSLFNFFQESPTSSNAREINFSQFVAEVEAGNVEEVVISGDSITGKLADGRRFSSYAPPNDPTLINRLTERGVSITAKPDTSNAPTIWGILLSWFPMLLLIGVWVFFMRQMQSGGGKAMGFGKSKAKLLNEAHGRVTFEDVAGIDEAKDDLQEIVEFLKDPGKFQKLGGRIPKGALLVGPPGTGKTLLARAIAGEANVPFFSISGSDFVEMFVGVGASRVRDMFEQAKSNAPCIIFIDEIDAVGRHRGAGLGGGNDEREQTLNQLLVEMDGFEANEGIILIAATNRPDVLDPALLRPGRFDRQVVVPNPDIIGRERILQVHMKKVPLAADVDARTIARGTPGFSGADLANLVNEAALLAARRNKRTVAMAEFEDAKDKVMMGAERRSMVMSDEERKLTAYHEGGHALVALNLEASDPIHKATIIPRGRALGMVMRLPERDQLSVTRAKLKADLAVAMGGRIAEEVIFGHEKVTSGASSDIQMATNMAKAMVTQFGMSDELGPLAYGDNEQEVFLGHSVTRTQNTSDETQSKIDSETRKFVDEGYKKAESIIRENIDDLHIIANGLLEYETLSGDEIEALLKGDPPHRPEPTDTDSGPGALSAVPSVGKSKNVGDAKPQST from the coding sequence TTGAATAATACGAGAAATTTGATTGTCTGGGTCGTTGTGGGGCTGCTGCTGGTATCCCTGTTTAACTTTTTTCAGGAAAGTCCAACAAGTTCAAATGCGCGTGAAATTAATTTCTCTCAATTTGTTGCCGAGGTTGAAGCCGGCAATGTTGAAGAGGTTGTGATTTCTGGTGACTCTATTACCGGTAAGCTCGCCGATGGACGACGGTTCAGTTCTTATGCGCCCCCTAATGATCCGACTCTCATTAATAGGCTTACTGAACGCGGCGTGAGCATTACCGCTAAGCCTGATACAAGTAACGCGCCTACTATTTGGGGTATTTTGTTGTCGTGGTTCCCAATGCTTCTTTTGATTGGTGTCTGGGTGTTTTTTATGCGCCAAATGCAGTCCGGTGGTGGAAAGGCGATGGGCTTTGGCAAATCAAAAGCTAAACTTCTCAATGAGGCGCATGGTCGTGTTACTTTTGAAGATGTTGCCGGTATTGACGAGGCCAAAGATGATCTTCAGGAAATCGTTGAATTTTTGAAAGACCCGGGAAAGTTCCAAAAGCTTGGTGGACGCATCCCGAAAGGCGCATTGTTGGTAGGCCCCCCAGGGACAGGTAAAACGCTACTGGCCCGGGCTATTGCTGGTGAAGCGAATGTTCCATTTTTCTCTATTTCAGGTTCTGATTTTGTTGAAATGTTTGTCGGCGTCGGTGCAAGCCGAGTTAGGGATATGTTTGAACAAGCTAAATCAAATGCGCCATGTATTATCTTCATAGATGAGATTGACGCAGTTGGACGTCATAGAGGTGCTGGTCTTGGCGGCGGAAATGATGAGCGTGAGCAAACCCTAAACCAGCTGTTGGTTGAAATGGATGGTTTTGAGGCAAATGAAGGTATTATCCTGATTGCTGCCACGAACCGTCCGGATGTGCTTGACCCTGCTTTATTGCGTCCAGGTCGTTTTGACCGTCAGGTGGTTGTGCCGAACCCGGATATTATTGGTCGCGAACGCATTTTGCAGGTTCATATGAAAAAAGTACCATTGGCGGCTGATGTTGATGCCCGTACGATTGCCCGTGGAACACCGGGTTTCTCTGGCGCAGATCTCGCTAATTTGGTCAATGAGGCAGCCTTACTTGCAGCCCGACGCAATAAGCGCACTGTTGCCATGGCTGAATTTGAAGATGCCAAGGACAAAGTTATGATGGGTGCTGAACGGCGCTCAATGGTGATGTCGGATGAAGAAAGAAAACTGACGGCCTATCACGAGGGCGGCCATGCGCTGGTCGCACTTAACCTTGAAGCGTCTGATCCTATTCACAAGGCGACTATTATTCCAAGAGGACGGGCACTTGGTATGGTCATGCGTTTACCCGAGCGCGACCAACTCTCCGTCACCCGCGCTAAGTTGAAAGCCGATTTGGCTGTCGCTATGGGCGGGCGTATAGCTGAAGAGGTCATTTTCGGACATGAGAAAGTTACTTCTGGCGCTTCATCCGATATTCAAATGGCAACCAATATGGCGAAAGCGATGGTGACGCAATTTGGCATGAGTGATGAATTGGGCCCTCTGGCATATGGTGACAATGAGCAGGAGGTTTTCCTGGGTCATTCCGTCACGCGGACACAGAACACTTCCGACGAAACCCAGAGCAAGATTGACTCTGAGACTCGTAAATTTGTCGATGAAGGCTACAAGAAGGCTGAGAGCATAATTCGTGAAAATATTGATGATTTGCATATTATTGCGAATGGTCTCCTTGAATATGAGACATTGAGTGGTGACGAAATTGAAGCTTTGCTGAAGGGTGACCCGCCTCATAGACCCGAGCCAACAGATACCGACTCCGGCCCCGGTGCGCTTTCGGCAGTCCCCTCAGTGGGTAAGTCCAAAAATGTCGGTGATGCTAAGCCGCAAAGCACCTGA
- the tilS gene encoding tRNA lysidine(34) synthetase TilS, which translates to MPNFQLVSRMRRRQSSVALKLKANGQNVQAKVAVMAPMSPRKSITPLTGAAFVKKLAALTKLSKNKPAHFALAVSGGADSLSLLVLAAEAKKKNKHWNFSILTVNHGLRRAAVQETRYVTKLAKASDLVCKILTHKGAIPKNDIQSAARNIRYGLMFDWCHKNKVDYLVTAHHLEDQAETFLLRLARGSGLDGLSGMQRVRNSNGVALLRPFLDIPRERLHQTIAKAGLEAISDPSNSNQRFARVRIRNKMDLFAQEGMTATRLAETAGRLLQARQALEQVTENFMQAAVRLDEYGIAHLTYASLHDQPEDILRRTINRLLTPYGGYPPRAESVQRILNDVFLKSRPPKDGGKTVNGFVIRFRLNGLLIFREFSGLPEPVIIKPGEFFVWDNGTSVRVAKKTMLKGTLSIKPLGAAGLKAIRHLGNDVPKNLPVAAIHALPSVWLTYRKKSHILAAKGVLTHQDIQFDDKIWF; encoded by the coding sequence TTGCCGAACTTTCAGCTCGTTTCCCGGATGCGCCGCAGGCAATCGTCCGTCGCGCTGAAATTGAAAGCCAACGGGCAGAATGTTCAAGCTAAGGTTGCGGTTATGGCGCCTATGAGCCCCCGCAAGTCTATAACCCCTCTAACCGGTGCGGCATTTGTCAAAAAACTTGCCGCGTTGACGAAACTTTCCAAGAATAAGCCCGCCCATTTTGCCCTAGCTGTTTCAGGCGGTGCAGATTCCTTATCTTTGCTCGTATTGGCGGCTGAAGCTAAAAAGAAAAACAAGCACTGGAATTTCTCCATTCTGACCGTAAATCATGGTCTACGTCGTGCTGCGGTGCAGGAAACCCGCTATGTCACCAAGCTGGCGAAAGCATCCGATCTGGTATGTAAAATTTTGACTCACAAGGGTGCAATTCCTAAAAATGATATTCAGTCAGCTGCGCGGAATATTCGCTATGGATTGATGTTTGACTGGTGTCATAAAAATAAAGTGGATTATCTGGTAACAGCGCATCATCTTGAAGATCAGGCCGAGACATTTTTATTGCGTCTGGCCCGTGGCTCCGGGCTTGATGGCCTATCTGGGATGCAGCGTGTCAGAAATAGTAATGGGGTGGCTTTACTCCGCCCATTTCTGGATATTCCGCGTGAGCGTCTCCACCAAACTATTGCAAAGGCTGGGCTGGAAGCGATTTCAGACCCCAGCAATTCTAACCAGCGATTTGCACGGGTCCGCATCAGGAATAAAATGGATTTATTTGCCCAAGAAGGTATGACGGCTACCCGTCTTGCGGAAACGGCAGGGCGATTATTGCAGGCGCGGCAAGCGCTTGAACAGGTTACTGAAAATTTTATGCAGGCGGCGGTGCGATTGGATGAATATGGTATCGCGCATCTTACCTATGCGTCTTTGCACGACCAGCCGGAGGATATTTTACGCCGCACCATCAATAGATTGCTCACCCCCTATGGTGGCTATCCGCCTCGAGCGGAGTCGGTTCAACGTATTTTGAACGATGTTTTCCTAAAATCACGCCCGCCAAAAGATGGGGGCAAAACAGTTAACGGTTTTGTTATACGTTTCAGGCTTAATGGCTTGCTGATATTTCGAGAATTTAGTGGCTTGCCAGAACCCGTTATCATTAAACCCGGAGAATTTTTTGTCTGGGATAACGGTACTTCTGTTCGTGTCGCCAAAAAAACCATGCTCAAAGGCACTCTAAGCATCAAGCCTTTGGGCGCAGCAGGTTTAAAAGCTATTCGTCACTTAGGGAATGATGTGCCGAAAAACTTGCCTGTCGCTGCTATACATGCCTTGCCGTCAGTTTGGCTAACATATCGCAAGAAAAGCCATATTTTGGCGGCAAAAGGGGTTTTGACGCATCAGGATATTCAATTTGACGACAAAATTTGGTTCTAA
- the tolB gene encoding Tol-Pal system beta propeller repeat protein TolB, with the protein MIKIIMRKMVVVLAVLAAQISVSFAQDLLRIDITQGNVDPLPIAINPFQGQDDQPSMIGADIANVVKSDLNRSGLFQSINPAGFIEKDLRVNARPRFGDWRIINSQALVIGKVSNLEDGRISIEFRLWDVVAEQQMMGLQLISTPSNWRWVGHLVADAIYERLTGETGYFDSRIVYVDETGPKNRRVKRLAIMDQDGHNPRLITTGQSLALTPRFSPTAQEITYLSYAKGQPRVFLLNIETGQQEIVGDFPGMTFAPRFSPDGQKIIMSLERNGNSNIYTLDLRTRITRRLTNTLAIDTAPCYAPDGERIVFESDRAGRQQLYVMDADGKNVQRISYGEGRYATPVWSPRGDLIAFTKQLKGRFLIGVMKPDGSGERILTEGYHNEGPAWSPNGRVLTFFREQKGEKAGPGLWTVDVTGYNERALKTPGFASDPAWSPLIR; encoded by the coding sequence ATGATTAAAATCATAATGCGTAAAATGGTTGTGGTTCTAGCGGTGTTGGCGGCCCAAATTTCTGTCAGCTTTGCTCAGGATTTGCTACGCATTGATATTACGCAAGGCAATGTAGACCCACTCCCGATTGCAATTAACCCATTTCAGGGGCAGGACGACCAACCCAGCATGATTGGGGCGGATATAGCCAATGTCGTTAAATCAGATCTCAACCGTTCAGGATTATTTCAATCAATCAACCCTGCTGGTTTCATCGAGAAGGATTTGCGGGTCAATGCACGTCCCCGCTTTGGTGATTGGCGTATCATCAATTCGCAAGCTTTGGTTATTGGGAAAGTGTCCAATCTTGAAGATGGCAGAATAAGTATTGAGTTCCGCTTGTGGGATGTCGTTGCCGAACAACAAATGATGGGACTTCAACTCATCTCTACACCGTCTAACTGGCGCTGGGTCGGGCATTTGGTGGCCGATGCCATTTATGAGCGCTTAACGGGTGAGACAGGTTATTTTGATAGCCGCATCGTTTATGTAGATGAAACCGGCCCTAAGAATAGACGTGTGAAACGCCTCGCAATCATGGATCAGGATGGTCACAATCCACGACTTATCACAACAGGTCAGTCATTGGCGCTAACCCCGCGTTTTAGTCCGACGGCGCAGGAGATTACCTATCTTTCCTATGCCAAAGGTCAGCCAAGAGTGTTTCTTCTTAATATCGAGACCGGGCAACAAGAAATTGTCGGAGATTTTCCCGGTATGACTTTCGCGCCCCGCTTTTCACCAGATGGACAAAAAATAATCATGAGTTTGGAGCGTAACGGTAATTCAAATATCTACACGCTTGATTTGCGGACACGCATCACCCGCAGATTAACCAATACGCTGGCGATTGATACTGCGCCTTGTTATGCACCTGATGGCGAACGCATTGTTTTTGAAAGTGACCGTGCGGGGCGTCAGCAATTATATGTCATGGATGCAGATGGTAAAAATGTGCAGCGTATCAGCTACGGCGAAGGCCGCTATGCCACACCGGTATGGTCGCCGCGCGGTGACCTGATTGCTTTTACCAAGCAATTGAAAGGACGGTTTTTAATCGGGGTGATGAAGCCCGACGGGTCAGGTGAAAGAATTTTGACTGAGGGCTACCATAATGAGGGGCCTGCATGGTCGCCTAATGGGCGTGTCCTCACATTCTTTCGCGAGCAAAAAGGCGAGAAAGCTGGGCCAGGTCTATGGACGGTGGATGTCACCGGTTACAATGAACGCGCTTTGAAAACCCCAGGTTTTGCATCTGATCCGGCATGGTCACCGCTCATAAGATAA
- the folP gene encoding dihydropteroate synthase, whose translation MTHIPCLFGILNITTDSFSDGGAYLDSEKALKQALTLHAGGAEIIDIGPASSHPDSTPVSARTEIDRLTTIVPALKALNIPISIDSYQTQTQRWALQQNVDWMNDIHGFADPALYSDLAASDCRLVVMHAIQSAGAATRTAPPAGDIFDHICRFFDTRLTELMKAGIDQTRIVIDPGMGFFLGDTPEPSLTMLARIDELKKIFGLPILVSVSRKSFLRALSGRSVEDSAPVTLAAELWAAAKGVDYIRTHDPSQLSDALKIKGHLSGFVKK comes from the coding sequence ATGACTCATATTCCCTGTCTATTTGGGATTTTAAACATCACAACGGACAGTTTTTCGGATGGCGGCGCTTATCTCGACTCTGAAAAAGCATTAAAGCAAGCACTTACCTTGCATGCTGGTGGGGCGGAAATAATAGATATTGGCCCGGCCTCCAGCCATCCAGATAGCACCCCTGTTTCAGCGCGAACTGAAATTGATCGTCTTACCACTATTGTTCCGGCTCTAAAGGCGCTTAATATTCCCATCAGCATTGACAGCTATCAAACGCAAACCCAGAGATGGGCTTTGCAACAAAATGTTGATTGGATGAATGATATTCATGGGTTTGCTGACCCAGCCCTTTATTCAGACCTTGCGGCGTCTGATTGTCGACTTGTTGTCATGCATGCTATTCAATCTGCCGGCGCTGCCACGCGGACTGCGCCGCCTGCAGGAGATATTTTTGACCATATTTGCCGTTTTTTCGACACGCGACTGACGGAACTGATGAAAGCTGGAATTGATCAAACCCGAATAGTGATTGACCCTGGTATGGGATTTTTTTTGGGTGACACGCCTGAGCCATCGCTCACAATGCTGGCGCGTATTGATGAACTGAAAAAAATATTTGGCTTACCCATACTTGTTTCGGTTTCCCGCAAAAGCTTCTTGCGGGCGCTTAGTGGGCGTTCAGTAGAAGACAGCGCGCCGGTGACGCTGGCTGCTGAGTTATGGGCGGCGGCGAAAGGTGTGGACTACATCCGCACACATGATCCCTCTCAACTCAGCGATGCGCTAAAAATTAAGGGGCATCTGTCAGGTTTTGTAAAAAAATGA
- the ybgF gene encoding tol-pal system protein YbgF: MRDKLMTQKRVSDLVYRLFQFSLMVLVCGASISSLKAQSTTPSSGLEDTVQFLDSSDSDNQSSANQTLEQRIAAIDEALQLLNRRLEMMPMGPGLTGGGSSLEGGTGQELLGRLESIENRLSALASLPGGTFQGDSMSSEESAAGGAAIADLRVRLTQIEEVMRALNGKLDDVSFRLTKFSERFEQVSADSEFRFQQLELAAAGAGSKAQQNTSSEPQVLGTMPVSPPESVELLAKAETVTLIGETALDTPLITSKANRAAGTAGNQASGQGGSDASSGTPKEIYDLALKKLQMGAYQEAQAELQNFLDLYPRDRLAGNAQYWLGETFYVQRDYKNATAAFLAGYTNYGDSIKAPDSLLKLGMTLVVMGEKKTGCDAFAELSARFPDAPQAIVRRAEIESQRAECSS, encoded by the coding sequence ATGCGTGATAAACTTATGACCCAAAAAAGAGTGTCTGACCTTGTTTATAGGTTGTTCCAGTTTTCTCTCATGGTGCTGGTTTGTGGTGCATCCATCTCTAGTTTAAAAGCTCAATCGACAACTCCCTCAAGCGGTTTAGAAGACACGGTTCAATTTTTGGATTCGTCCGACAGTGATAATCAATCTAGCGCCAATCAAACTTTAGAACAACGCATCGCTGCCATTGATGAAGCCTTACAGCTTTTGAATAGACGTCTGGAAATGATGCCAATGGGCCCTGGCCTTACCGGTGGTGGAAGTAGCTTGGAAGGTGGTACAGGTCAGGAGCTTTTGGGACGGTTAGAAAGCATAGAAAACCGGCTTTCTGCACTTGCGTCCCTACCGGGCGGCACATTTCAGGGTGATAGCATGTCCTCCGAAGAAAGCGCTGCAGGTGGTGCGGCGATTGCGGATTTGCGCGTAAGACTGACCCAGATTGAAGAAGTTATGCGCGCCCTTAACGGCAAGTTAGATGATGTCTCCTTTCGCCTCACGAAATTCAGCGAGCGTTTTGAACAGGTTTCGGCGGACTCCGAGTTTCGATTCCAGCAGTTAGAACTTGCTGCAGCCGGCGCTGGGTCAAAAGCTCAGCAAAATACATCATCTGAACCGCAAGTTCTTGGGACAATGCCCGTAAGTCCACCAGAGTCTGTCGAATTGCTTGCCAAAGCTGAAACCGTCACCTTAATTGGCGAAACAGCGCTTGACACGCCGCTGATTACCTCGAAGGCGAATAGGGCGGCAGGGACGGCAGGAAATCAGGCGAGTGGTCAGGGTGGAAGTGATGCCTCATCTGGCACGCCAAAAGAAATTTACGACTTGGCTTTGAAAAAGTTGCAAATGGGTGCTTATCAGGAAGCGCAGGCTGAGTTGCAGAATTTTCTCGATCTTTATCCGCGTGATCGTCTTGCCGGGAACGCTCAGTACTGGTTAGGGGAAACCTTTTATGTGCAGAGAGATTATAAAAATGCCACTGCCGCGTTTCTCGCCGGATACACGAATTATGGTGACAGTATTAAAGCTCCGGATAGCCTTTTGAAATTAGGTATGACGCTCGTCGTAATGGGTGAAAAAAAGACAGGCTGTGATGCCTTTGCCGAACTTTCAGCTCGTTTCCCGGATGCGCCGCAGGCAATCGTCCGTCGCGCTGAAATTGAAAGCCAACGGGCAGAATGTTCAAGCTAA
- the pal gene encoding peptidoglycan-associated lipoprotein Pal, which yields MRKLFRSSNIVVALGASILLAACSASGTVSGSYGGSSDESAVKELVRNVGDRVFFATDSAALSAEARSTIMRQADWLKTNSKSLTIEGHADERGTREYNIALGARRANAVKDYMISLGVDGSRLQTVSWGKERPVSLCAEDACWSKNRRSVSVIQ from the coding sequence ATGAGAAAGTTATTTAGATCTTCTAATATTGTCGTTGCCTTAGGGGCAAGCATTCTTCTCGCAGCTTGTTCTGCAAGTGGGACTGTCAGTGGAAGCTACGGCGGTTCAAGTGATGAAAGTGCAGTTAAAGAACTTGTCAGAAATGTTGGTGATAGGGTTTTCTTTGCGACTGACTCTGCGGCGCTTTCTGCAGAAGCCCGTTCTACAATCATGCGTCAAGCAGATTGGCTAAAAACAAACAGCAAATCTCTTACTATTGAGGGGCATGCAGATGAACGTGGCACCAGAGAATATAATATTGCCCTCGGTGCGCGTCGTGCTAATGCCGTTAAGGATTACATGATTAGTCTCGGTGTTGACGGGTCTCGTCTTCAGACTGTCTCATGGGGTAAAGAACGCCCTGTGTCCCTGTGTGCAGAAGATGCTTGCTGGTCCAAAAACCGTCGCTCGGTTTCTGTTATCCAGTAA